TTGAAAGGAGTGAgggataaaaatataaaaaaaaaaacgatagcATAGAGCATACGAAAGGCCAAAGAAGCAGCTTCTTTCGCTTTGGAAAAAAGTGGCTCGAGGTCGTGCCTCGAGCACGAATCTTCGAATTCTTCTCTTGACTCGTGGCACGCGATGCGAGAGGCGATCCTCAGCCTCGTGTAACGTCGCCTGTGATCGtgtcgacgacgaggacgacaacgacgactgtGGGTCGCTGTCATTATTATAACACACTCTACGTTTccatttagaaataaaaaagaaaagaaaaacaacttTGTGAGATGTTTGCTATGGAACAGGTGAACCGAGGACACTTTGTGTCACTCGATATCTATCGATTtcgataacaaaaagaaagaaagaaaaagattcttcAATCTTCAGCGATGAGATTATTAACGTCGAGATTGTATTCGCCTCGAAAATTATCGAAGATTATTCTCGAGTGGTCATCTACGTCGGCCAGATCCGTTCAGTTGAGAATCGGCAAGTGACACAACGCTGTggctgagagaaagagagacaaaaggaCAGTATAGATACGTATTTCATTCGAACAGGAAAATTGCACGGAGCCTGCAGATTTCAGGCTCTAGTGCAGCAAGGAGCTTTGCTTCCTTGTCCAAGGAGAGGGGGAACAACGAAAGTCCTCTCTCCGAgtcattgaaaataatgtgTCTTAATCTTTCGAGAAAGAACTTGAGAATCGAGAGTGCTTATAGTAGTCGACCATGATGAAGTTCAAATCGCTGTTTCGCAGAGGACAGCAAagccagcagcagcagcagcaacaacagcagcagcagcaacaacaacaacaacaatcgaCGCAGGGCCCACAACAAACACAACAGCAACAGGTCCCCCTGCGTCAGGCCCCGAGCGCCTCTTCGCTCGAAACAAAAACTGAGAGCTTATCGACGGAAAACTGGAGTTCGATCGGTAAAGAAGTTCCCAAGAGCAACGCCAAGAATCAGCAACAGCATCAGAAGGGACCCGCTAAGGGGTCCAGGATGCAGGAGCTGGAACGGGAGATCGAGATCTTACGAAAGGATCGTGCCCGGCTTGAAGCAAATCTAAGGGAAGCAACTACCGACGCTCAATCTTTACGCGACCTGAAAACTGAACTCGCGTCTCTCAAGGTAACTTTGCACGTTTACAAATTTCCTTTATGTGATGTATTTTTCATCACTCTTACAACACAGGTTTTTGAACTCttcaaaaacagaaaaatgaagaaattcaTATGAAACAGTTATTGAATTTAAGCTTAAAGATTTGGTTTCAATGAATTTAAGATGTTTTACAATCTTttcgtgtttttttcttttttcttttttcttttttttttttttcgaaacatcTTGAACCTCTTGATGGGATTATAGTTTGAAAATCACACTATTTTATAGATCAAGAAACGCGcgtatttgtctttttcttttttatattttgttaatagtTTGTAAAGttataacaattttctatatacgtCTTTGGTAAGAATCTTGGAGATTTGGTTCTTTTTTGTCTAGCCTAACATAGTTAGAAAAGTTTTAAGgaattgtttaaattttccttcttctttcttaaaagGTTTCTCGAGTCAAAGATATAGTAcaaactaaagaaaaagatagaaattgaTCGAGACGAGCTTTGGTGAAAGTCACGAGACAGTGACGGATGTTGACGAATTAATTGGGATTAATTAATGTTGCCGACGTGAAAGTCGCGTtagcaatttttattatagtcgCTTGTAATTAAACATGAACAGGATCGATAAGAGTAACAAGAAAGTCATCGTAAAAACGTCCAACAACTTCTTCGATGAAATCGCGATCGATATgatgttttataatttacatcatttattttttcttcctgcGTCGAACAGCTCATATTGTCTTGATGACGATCACGTGGCTCACACACGAAATTTGCTCACGTggtcttcgtttcttctccctttctttccccCCCTCGTCATCCCCACCCCTTGTCATTACGTCGCCGACCTTACAAGGAAAACATACACGGTGTACCAGAtgcagacatatatatatatgtatatatgtatgtatgtatgtatgtatgtatgtatgtatgtatgtatgtatgtatggatggatggatggatgtatgtatatgatgtatgtattacGTTAGAATATTACATCATTACGAATGATACGATCACTCTgcatataaatgataaatgagAAATAGATTCATTATATCAGATCATTATTCCCAATAACATCTCTCtattctttcaaaagatttcattatttctttatcatctTTACTACCCGTGTAATAAGTTGTACGAATTGGCGGATTCAGTAGAATAATTATAGCATGAACCGAAATTTCAACTATCCCAGATATTTCTGTATGACATGGTGATGTGTCAAAATATAATTGGAACATAACTGCACGCACTGATTTCTGCGAAGTGTCGGTTCGTACATAATGATCTATTACAGAGATTCTCCAAATACAGGTcgcgttaaatattaaaatatgagaGTAGTATACATGTTCATTAAGAGAGTTCATTAGGAATGGCTGGCAAAAAATGATCGTTTTCGAAAGTGGGTCTTGATCCATAAAAGTTTGGGAAGCATTGATATCTACTGAATCTTtacagaaatgaaaagaattaattgtGTTCGCAGTTAAATTTGatctgttattttatttagttaatatttatattttgcaatagataataatataattattacgcAGTAGACTGTTAACGTTTAACCTATTCAAGTAATTTTCGTTGTCGTGTTTAACGTGCCAAAACTTGGAATGTCGatgtttagaaaattaaaatttgattagaatttgaaaaaagaaataagagatatTGAGAAACCTTCGTTGCAatatgattttcttctttcttcacttTTACGCGATGATAACCGTTGGATCTCCAGGATCGCGTGTAAGCTTcacatattttcattcttaataCTCGATAGTTTAACGGTCCGTTGAAATAACGGATAGTGAGAAAGTGGCTTATTAGAGGACAAGCAGAGGGCGTAAAATGCGGGGATgtttacgaagagaaaaagcttCTGAACGCGAATCACAGAGAACGATATGAAAAAACGTTGCTTTTCCGCACCGACGGTAATATTTACAATCCTTTTCTATCAAACTTCTACATGGTTTCAATCTTTAATTGATTTTCAATTCGATTGGCAttcaggaagaagaaaatagataataacgCATGGAACCTAACCTCCAAGATTGACAGTTATccttactattattataaaaattaaataaattttaatatatcttacTGTGCATTTTaactcatttttattattacttcgaACTAAAATATGACCATGTAACATCAATTCTTCTTTCCATATTTTCAGCAATGATTGGATGTATAcagttttctattttccttgtattattagtttaaattaaattttcaacgtTTTTCTATAGTTTACAATAAAGATATGAagatattacgaaagaaaaactaactacaaaatttcaaattgattGCTACAACGTTGATAACTATCTGATGCAGAATTTTAGCTTCTGttacataattaatatgtattgATTACAGGAGCAGCATAGTCTGGAGTTAGATCGTCTCGCAGAAGAGAATGAAGCTCTTCGTGCCCGTCTTAGGAATGTAGCTCATTCTCCGTTATCTGATTCAGAGAAGCAGCAGTTGCTATTAGATGCATCAAGGCTTCATAATTCTGCACCAGCTTCGATTGCTATACCTCAAGATGATAGCTGTACACCAAATGCAAATCTACCACAAGACAGTGCGCAATGCACTACTCCGGATTGGGATAAACATTCCTCTAGCTCTATATCAGAAGTATCAGTGGCTTGTCTTCAAGACAGAATACTACAAATGGAAGAAACGCATTATTCCACTAATGAAGAGTTACAAGCAACTATTCAAGAATTGAGTGATTTACAAGTATGTATGATCAGTAATTCTCAACAATGTaatctgaaaaatatattatatcgataaaatagtaaatttatttgatattacatTAAACGTGTTAATTTAATGTAGGCTCAATTAACGGAACTACAAGCTGACAATGAAAGattaacagaagaaaaaggtgTTCTTTTGGAATCATTGTGTCGACAAACAGAAAAGTTAGAAGATTCAAGATCAAAAGTTGACACTCTACAAGGGCTTTTATTAAGAGAAGAACAACCTCAAGAATCGTCCAAAGGTTATAACACAGAAAGGGAACAAAAATTAGTTGacttattaaaagtaaatatatacataaaattatattatcataagaTTATTCTAAATATTGATTGAtgtgttattatatatgtttccTGTTTTAGAGTGCTCAAGAAGAACGGGAGGCTCTGCTTCAAAAACAAGAGGAATTAACGtcggaattaaaaaatttaagaacGACCGCCGATGCTAATGCTACGGAAGCGgaaagattaagaaaatgtGTCCACTTGCTTGAATCTACTATAGAAACAGTCAATATAGAACGTAAACAATTGGATGTAGAATTAGCGGAAGCGCGTCAAGAGGGTGCGAACAGAAGTATAGAAATAAGCAGATTAGCTACCTTACTGGATAATGCCAGAGCTAAGATTGAAGAGTTAGAGCAGTCAAGGCAAGTAGAAAGTAAAAGTGAAGCTGATGAATTGTTAGACGCGGCAAGACGTGAAAAAGATACGTTAGAAACGCAAGCTGCAGCCTTGCAAGAACAACTGGCACGTTCGCATTGTGATCATGATCGTCTTAGAGATCAATATTCTCAACTTCAAGAAGAATACAAGGTATGTTTTTAGTAgagtatcattaaaaaaattatataatttgcgttaataaatataaatagaaaatgtatagCACGTCGCGAATAAATTTATAGGTTGCTCGAAATAATGCTAAATCAGCTATCGATGACTTGGAATATAgattaaatcaattaaaagaCGAACGACTTTCTGTCAGTACGGAATTACAATTAGTAAGAGATTCTTTGGCAGAATTACAAACACAATGTCAAAGACATctagaagataaaagagaattgaAGGCTGCTCTTAGCGAAGCACAAAGAAGAGAACGGGAAGCACAAACTCATCAGTACGAGTTGGAACGTGCTTTAGCTGAGGAACGTAGATTGAGACAAGAAGAAAGTGCTGAATGGGAACAATTCCAGACGGATCTACTTATGACTGTTAGAGTTGCGAATGACTTTAAAACTGAGGCTCAAAGCGAATTAGAACGTGTAGTTTTGGAAAACAAAGCGCAAAGAGATAAATTGAGAACATTAGAGGCTCAGCTAGATAAACTTAATAAAGGTAAGAAAAATACCTTTAATTCttcgaatattatatttgaatatgaCATATAGAACATATATTTCTCAAATTAAATTCGGATAAGTACGAAATACCAAACGTACAAGgaaaaaattcttctattCCTTTACATAATTAGAAGTTATATAAgttatacattattaatttattgcttcttttcctttctttttttctttttttttcctttttttttcttttttttttaatgtctaCTCATTATTAGGCGATACCACAGTGTCCAACAATAAAGTATTTGATACTACTAgcagaaataaacgaaaaccGACTAGCATTATTTTGAAACGTGGACGTACTATTACAAAACGTCCTCGTGAGATAAGGCGGCACATATCACCTaccaatttttttaaaacgataatcaaaaaaaattcatacaagataacaaataataataccaaACTCGCTCCTACTAATAATACAACAAAGGAACAAGATATTGCAGAGTTATCAAAAGATGAAACAGATCTAGGTAATCCATGCTCTGTCAAAGAAGTAATTAAAgtagatgaaaaattaatgtcTGGTAAAGAGATTGAATTTTGTCCAGCTTCTACTCCAAAAACTAGAAGTCCTGATACGAGTACGGGATTAACTATATTAGAAAGTAAGATCGTAGAtccgataaaagaaaacatcgaTGAAGTATCTGAAAAATTATCTACTGAACAATCTGTAAATATCCAACAGAGTGAATTATATTCAGAGATAAATAATAGCATAGATATAGATTTAAACAACACTCTAGAGAACGAGAATAGTAATCGTAAACTTTATATTCCCAGCTCAATTAATGTAGATAAAAATGCAACTTCTAAAAGCTCTCtactaaaaaatatcaaaggaaTTCAAAGTATTGATACAAATTCATATGGtatcaatatttcaaatagTAGATTTTTTGTACCAAAGAATTACGTATTTTCTGACATTGACAGTTCAATGAATGATCTCAAATTTGAAGTAGATCCTGAGATGAGCAAATTATTgcaaaaaagtgaaaataaaattcttaatgAAACAGATTCAAATCTAATCTCAGAAATCAGCAGAGAAAAATCTTTGGAAGATCCACTAATATCTAAAACAACAGTGACCAAAGATGTTCTTACATCACCCAATAAACAAAAATCCTTGCATCAATTTCCTGAGGCAAATAATTCaacaaaagaaattgttaacttgaatgacaaaaagaaacgattatttttaaaaagatatgaatCCAAACCGAGTAGTGAAATAGTCGACTCTCTTTTGGATAACATACAGTATAAATCAAAGTCGAATATgactaattatttaaaatataaaaatttttctacatCATTAGATAATCTtgattcttataaaattactgataataatgatattattcaaACTCATAGAAGTTACGAATCTCTTCCGATTATTGATtatgaaatgaaaagtaaaatgataaaggaagaaaattccAAAAGTAATCAATCcactataaataataaaaaacaaaattgtgtTTCTGTTAATGACAATGAACAATCTCCTATAAAACGTAATTATCGTTCAGGACATAATACAGATACACATACTTCAGTTTACAAACAAAGGAATATCGATGTAAAGGCAAAAATAACTAAAAGTACCATAAAAAGTAAAGATGCCAATTACAATTCAAATAATATCTCTACtaaatttcatttagaaaGAGATCAATTGAAAGATGCAGATTCCTTGAACTCTCCAAAAAAGAATACAGGAAAAGTAATTTATGAATGCAAGAATTCTAAATCTTttgaatattcaaaatataattatttagaaaagcGTAATTCTTATCCATCTATGTCTTCTATAAAGCATATTCCTATATCTCCTGTTTGCAACAAGATGCATTCTATAACACCATCATACACATCAAATAGAACTTCAAACTATACTTTAAGAGACAGAACTCAAACGTCAGAACAATTTTCTCCTACTAAAATTCTAAACAAATCATTCAAAGATATATCCAAATATAATGATTTACAAAGTGACAGATATCTAGCTTTATGTGAAGCTAATCGTTTGAAACGcttgaaatttttaagaatGAATTTGCAAACAGATTACAatatagaagataaaaagacacAAGTTAGTAATAGTCATGTTGCTAGAAAAATACCAATAAACAATGACAATTATAGTACGAGTATAGTGCCTGAAGTCTCACAAAACGATACTAATTATGCCTTGCTATGCAAGGATCGAGCGATAGGTCGTACATCATCCTTGAGAGACAAATTTGAGACTATCATAGAAGATGTGGAACTGAGAGCAGGTCGACGTTCGTTAACAGGAAAAACTTGCGACCGTAAGTCGCTACTGGTGTGGAACAATGATTGACTGCTTGTACTGCAAAATTCGACCCATTGTCTGTCCTCGTTTATAAGCTAGCCAAGAATATAGAAAGTTTAATATCTTACATGCTAGCCCCAAATGTTTCTCTAGGTTTTCAAGTTATATGTCTAATCCTTTTCGATCCTATTCAACCTATTGTTGTTAGCTTTTTGTGTTTTGGATTATTATGTTTTGAAAGATACTTGCTTTATGTTTTTATCCCTCacaaatcaaaatttttaggTGTCTTgggatttatttaaaaaaaaatattacaatttcattatttttttcttttgttttttttctcccacagacaatttaatatttgcgctttattatttcatacatatatttgttttgCTTGTTGCTTTGTCTTGttgaattaaatttgaaaCATGTTTTAATTgacgaatatttttgaatagaTCCGATCGATTTTTCAGCAAATCAGAAAGTTGTACAACAACCACCTGCAAGGCCAGCGAGTACACCAACAGAAACACAACAATGTGTTTTAACAAGTGTACAACAGGAAATGGCTGCACGACGAAAGGCTAATATTTCGCGCCAAGATTCCAGATTATCTGTTAAATGTTTAATAGAAAGTATTGAAAATGCTACAAAACAAGCTAAAGCTGGtatgtttaatatatgttgttaatcgttatttctattattctcACACactgttaatattatttattttgttttaggaCCGGGAAGTCGTAGTAGTTCAACATCGTCTTTAAATTCTATAGGGACAAATGATATAATGACACTGAAATCTCCTCTCAGAGATCAGCAACAAATAAACAACTTAATCTGTACATCAAATTctccaaataataataaaacacaGGCAGCAATAAATAGGAAACCATTATCAGGTAATTTACCATACAAGTCCTATTATAGTGGGCATAAGTTgctttttaattcataaaattgcttttattatataatctaataCTTATGCTTCTCTGAatcctcttttatatattctccATTACTTGTGCgtttagataatatttagacaaattttttttatatgtatcagtagtcatttgaaaaatataaatctttagGATGTAAATCCTAATCATGGAGGATTTGGctttatatgttatttaagCTGCAAATGATAACctttagttaaaaaaaaaaaaaaagaaaacacacgcatatctcattttcttctgCGCTTGAACATATCACGTAATCGCATGTCTATCActcatttctttcatataaataaaggTGATTTGATCATTATTTATGTTGTCATTCCCTGTGTCGTACTATTGGTAGTTctgaatgtaaaaatattggTATTTCATCGGAACCGCCGTTATATTCTGCATTCtattatttcaattctttaccgcttatatatatatatatatatatatatatatatatatatatatatatatatcacgtaaGATATAGCTTTGTTACATGTAACAAATAAAGTTTGATAAACTTACTTTACTCAGCCATCTTATCTTCCACTTCCTAACACAGAAACAAAGTCAGCAGTACCCGTGGTTTTAAGTCCTGGTGAACTTTTGGATTCTGCTGCACTAAATGTCAAGGCTATTGATTTCGTTCGTCGAAATAGTGTGACAGATTTATCAGAACGTAAAGATCCTCTTTGTGGGTTGATCAAGAATGGAGGTTCTAAGAGAAATGCATTACTTAAATGGTGTCAAAACAAGACATTAGGctatcgaaatatcgatataaCTAATTTTAGCAGCTCTTGGAACGATGGCTTAGCTCTTTGCGCTATTCTTCATTCTTATCTCCCATATAAAGTACCATATGATACTTTAACACCTgctgaaaaacgaaaaaatttttccattgCATTCTCTGCTGCTGAAAGTGTTGGCATACCTACAACCTTGGTGAGTAAAACAAATGTGTATGAGTGGGTGGGTGCGTGcgtacgcacgtacgcacgtgtaatatatatataaactttatcGATGTATAATCAATGCaatgagataaagaaaatgtaagtatGAATTAGTTGGACAATtagtaataatcataaatctatttttttcacaGAATATAGGAGAAATGTGTCAACTGGAACGACCCGATTGGCAACAAGTCATGACATATGTGACTagtatttataaacattttgaaACGTAATCGTGGTCACTATCTGAAAGATTAAGCTATATCATCCTTCCCATTGAATCCTCTTACACTTATTTGAGTGATCAAGAACAATGGCATCTAGTCAACTAAATTCTGCAAGACacaattttatacaaatttttgattattgcTGGATTAGAGCACTGCCTATACTGTATATATAGCTTTATGTGAAAGGATCTATTGAAGCATACAGAGAATTCGATGGAAGACTACACACCAAATGGAATTGCTTTTATCATGAGACTGAAAAACTTATTTACATACGTGTACGCATACATACTATGTATagtaaaaacaagaaatggATATTTAAATCTGATGAaagtataaaacaaataccttttatatatatatgtatgtgtatatatatatacgcatatatatatatgcatacatatacatatataaaaggaaagatatagtatataattaaatgcaAACTTCACGActttcttataataaatataactatgCTTTGCAGTGTCTTTTTGGCAGAGTTATGCTATACACTTTGCAATATGGTATGCATTGCATATATGAAAATGCATGTTTACATCATAGAGTCTTGCATATttgcaaataataaatgtcAAGTATTTGCGTTCCTCATACTGTATTTTTGTACTTggattatttttcgaaatacttTTGTAAAGTTTACGAACGATGTACAGAACTAAGCGCCTTAATTTAAGATAtctaatttattgaattagtCATGTTTAGTCTACTATGAAGCAAAGCAGCATATTAGAAGAGATTGTTTATGTTCTATTTTACTGAAtgagataggaaaaaaatgattaaaggCTAAGTTCTCTGTGATATAGGAAGGTAGCCCCGATACAGAGATACAGACGTTATCGTTATTGCTCTTATTATTAGCgctaatattaatatcgtccttgtcgtcgttgttatattaatatagacAATATGCTGTctgatataaaacaataaactTGCCTGATATatggatatttaaaaaactatatatatttttttttaatttcaaatattatttgcgacaaagaaaaatatcattcgtttacgtaaaagatataatttaatcattttatattacagtCGTTAGATAGCTAAAAATAGGTTAGATTGTATGATCAAAACAATATTTACAAAGAGACAATATGTGactatattacaatatatgaTAATCTGAAGTTTTTTAGTTGTTACAATTGACTTTATTtagtatatttattgtaaCTGATTATATGAATCTTATgtgattgatttaaaaaaaatcatcaagCATCAGAATTGAAGTTgtcatttattcatttgaaaaatttgatctcttttgttttcatcATGTTTCGCTCACATCCATTTTATCTTGATCTTTATCACCcgaataatattcattagtTGGCTCAATAATTTTATCCGTGTCTTGAACATTTTGTCTTGAATCAGGATCTGGTTCCGGTTGCCTCTCTTCTTCTGGTGGTAATGCATCACATGGAACGTCTTGCATTTGAACACTTGGCGaatgttgtatcatttttaaattatcataaacGTGTCTAGTTATTGCCTCTAAATACTGTTTACTATTTGCATTATCTTGTCTAGTGACAACTTCAGGATGCAATGTAAAGTCTGGTgcaaaatattctaaatattcAGTATAAGGTAATTCATTGCTGATCTGTTCATCAACAAGTAAAGATGTTTCATATGTCCAACAACGTGCCACGTTACGAAGGGTATAACCACCCCCACCAACAGTAAGTAAAGGTACATGTAAGTCTCTAACAAATTTTACACATTCTCCATGACCTTTTGTACTTAAACTGAAACATCCAAGCCTATCATTCGCTAAAGAATCTGCACCACATTGTAATACAATTGCAGTTGGTTGGAAAAACTCCATCACATGCGAGATAACAGGTTTAAATACTTGTACGTAAGACGTATCATCTATACCTTCTTTCAATGGTACATTTACAGAATAATATCTACCACTCTCTGCTCCTATTTCATACATATCTCCTGTTCcaggaaagaaataattgccATACTTGTGAAAGGAAACTGTCATAACTCTGTCAGTAAGATAAAATGCTTCTTGTACACCATCTCCATGATGGACgtcaatatctatatataatactctagcatgatattttaataattctaaaattgCGATTacaatatcgtttatataacAAAAGCCTGAAGCTTCAAATTTTTTAGCATGGTGTAAACCTCCACTCCAATTGATTGCAATGTcacaacaattattatttaattttgtagcTCCTTCTAAAGATGCCCCAGTATACATAGAACAAAAATCAAAGAGTCCTTCAAAAACAGGACAGTCATCTCCCACATTAAAGTGACTAAGATATTTTGTATATCCTTGTAAATTTTGTGGCGTTACTCTTTGTAAAAACTCCACATATTCGTCAGAATGAAACCGGCACATATCGTGAGTACTCGCACGATAAGGACGGtaaatttgcatttttttatgtaaaccATAATTAAGAACTAAACTATGAATTACAGACAATCTATGAGGTTTCA
This window of the Vespula vulgaris chromosome 1, iyVesVulg1.1, whole genome shotgun sequence genome carries:
- the LOC127071033 gene encoding cytospin-A-like isoform X1, with product MFKQFWEVLGGNSARSGMSVGSGGRAPIKRTTGTTTSTVNNSTKNKSKLEPRPPSGVGKKRTDAVSLLFSAKRPPSRKVERTPTATTTTTTTTATRTTKTPQKSARTKSLERLKGQQSQQQQQQQQQQQQQQQQQSTQGPQQTQQQQVPLRQAPSASSLETKTESLSTENWSSIGKEVPKSNAKNQQQHQKGPAKGSRMQELEREIEILRKDRARLEANLREATTDAQSLRDLKTELASLKEQHSLELDRLAEENEALRARLRNVAHSPLSDSEKQQLLLDASRLHNSAPASIAIPQDDSCTPNANLPQDSAQCTTPDWDKHSSSSISEVSVACLQDRILQMEETHYSTNEELQATIQELSDLQAQLTELQADNERLTEEKGVLLESLCRQTEKLEDSRSKVDTLQGLLLREEQPQESSKGYNTEREQKLVDLLKSAQEEREALLQKQEELTSELKNLRTTADANATEAERLRKCVHLLESTIETVNIERKQLDVELAEARQEGANRSIEISRLATLLDNARAKIEELEQSRQVESKSEADELLDAARREKDTLETQAAALQEQLARSHCDHDRLRDQYSQLQEEYKVARNNAKSAIDDLEYRLNQLKDERLSVSTELQLVRDSLAELQTQCQRHLEDKRELKAALSEAQRREREAQTHQYELERALAEERRLRQEESAEWEQFQTDLLMTVRVANDFKTEAQSELERVVLENKAQRDKLRTLEAQLDKLNKGDTTVSNNKVFDTTSRNKRKPTSIILKRGRTITKRPREIRRHISPTNFFKTIIKKNSYKITNNNTKLAPTNNTTKEQDIAELSKDETDLGNPCSVKEVIKVDEKLMSGKEIEFCPASTPKTRSPDTSTGLTILESKIVDPIKENIDEVSEKLSTEQSVNIQQSELYSEINNSIDIDLNNTLENENSNRKLYIPSSINVDKNATSKSSLLKNIKGIQSIDTNSYGINISNSRFFVPKNYVFSDIDSSMNDLKFEVDPEMSKLLQKSENKILNETDSNLISEISREKSLEDPLISKTTVTKDVLTSPNKQKSLHQFPEANNSTKEIVNLNDKKKRLFLKRYESKPSSEIVDSLLDNIQYKSKSNMTNYLKYKNFSTSLDNLDSYKITDNNDIIQTHRSYESLPIIDYEMKSKMIKEENSKSNQSTINNKKQNCVSVNDNEQSPIKRNYRSGHNTDTHTSVYKQRNIDVKAKITKSTIKSKDANYNSNNISTKFHLERDQLKDADSLNSPKKNTGKVIYECKNSKSFEYSKYNYLEKRNSYPSMSSIKHIPISPVCNKMHSITPSYTSNRTSNYTLRDRTQTSEQFSPTKILNKSFKDISKYNDLQSDRYLALCEANRLKRLKFLRMNLQTDYNIEDKKTQVSNSHVARKIPINNDNYSTSIVPEVSQNDTNYALLCKDRAIGRTSSLRDKFETIIEDVELRAGRRSLTGKTCDHPIDFSANQKVVQQPPARPASTPTETQQCVLTSVQQEMAARRKANISRQDSRLSVKCLIESIENATKQAKAGPGSRSSSTSSLNSIGTNDIMTLKSPLRDQQQINNLICTSNSPNNNKTQAAINRKPLSETKSAVPVVLSPGELLDSAALNVKAIDFVRRNSVTDLSERKDPLCGLIKNGGSKRNALLKWCQNKTLGYRNIDITNFSSSWNDGLALCAILHSYLPYKVPYDTLTPAEKRKNFSIAFSAAESVGIPTTLNIGEMCQLERPDWQQVMTYVTSIYKHFET